The following proteins come from a genomic window of Candidatus Palauibacter soopunensis:
- a CDS encoding DUF368 domain-containing protein, producing MKAWAGLYAKGLAMGLADLVPGVSGGTIAFISGIYDELVATIAGLDRRLLGTLREGGVRGVWQAGNLGFLAVLLAGIGTSVFAFAGLLNWLLANRPVELWAFFFGLVAASVLLVGRRVADRRAGIWALAAAGAALAAVITSLPPLVRSDAPLFLAAAAAVAACAMILPGISGSFILLILGAYAPVIAALSNLDLLRLAAVGLGIVVGLLTFSRVLRRLLARHRTPTLAVLTGFLLGSLNALWPWKAQLRELYTHSDGRIEWLLANRWPTGVGEIWPAAALALLGAAAVLTIDRIAGAREPSRS from the coding sequence GTGAAAGCCTGGGCCGGGTTGTACGCGAAGGGCCTCGCCATGGGGCTGGCGGATCTCGTGCCCGGGGTTTCGGGCGGGACGATCGCCTTCATCTCCGGCATCTACGACGAGCTCGTCGCCACGATCGCGGGTCTCGACCGCCGCCTGCTCGGGACGTTGCGCGAGGGGGGGGTACGCGGCGTCTGGCAGGCGGGCAACCTGGGCTTCCTCGCCGTCCTGCTCGCCGGCATCGGCACGAGCGTGTTTGCCTTCGCCGGGTTGCTGAACTGGCTGCTCGCGAACCGGCCCGTGGAGCTGTGGGCCTTCTTCTTCGGCCTCGTGGCGGCGTCGGTGCTGCTCGTCGGGCGGCGCGTTGCGGATCGCCGGGCCGGCATCTGGGCCCTTGCCGCCGCCGGGGCCGCGCTGGCCGCCGTCATCACGTCGCTGCCCCCGCTCGTTCGGTCCGACGCACCTCTCTTTCTTGCGGCGGCCGCGGCCGTGGCAGCCTGCGCCATGATCCTGCCCGGCATCTCGGGCAGTTTCATCCTGCTCATCCTGGGCGCGTACGCACCCGTGATCGCGGCCCTCAGCAACCTCGACCTGCTCCGGCTCGCGGCCGTGGGCCTCGGGATCGTCGTCGGCCTGCTGACGTTCAGCCGCGTCCTGCGGCGTCTCCTCGCGCGCCACCGGACGCCGACGCTGGCCGTTCTCACGGGGTTCCTCCTCGGCTCGCTCAACGCGCTGTGGCCGTGGAAGGCGCAACTCCGGGAGCTGTACACGCACAGCGACGGCCGCATCGAATGGTTGCTTGCGAACCGCTGGCCGACGGGCGTCGGCGAGATCTGGCCCGCGGCGGCTCTCGCTCTCCTCGGAGCCGCCGCAGTCCTCACCATCGACCGCATCGCCGGCGCGCGCGAACCCAGCCGCTCCTGA
- a CDS encoding DUF5916 domain-containing protein → MSVSRSASANGTRAAVLVGLWAVLAAGIPAELAAQNGGRGKPSVPLHRLEGHGHIHLDGFVDEPAWDDIEPVPLVMYSPMYGGELTEETEIRIAYDERYLYVSGRLFDSDLGGIRANSFTRDGFSGDDQFSVVIDSYNDHETAVAFVVNPNGARSDRAVWGDAEWTAGTRPFNSDWNAHWDGLAQQTDDGWSAEMRIPFSSLGFQNTGGEVEMGLIVYRSISRKNERHVYPDISPEYGFFGFGKPSLAQRVTFSQVNRTTPIYVTPYVLGGMTQVPTLLEPPAVQAAYWDRNDEPTHEPGLDVRYSPSSNLSIDLTANTDFAQVEADDQQLNLTRFPLFFPEKRQFFQERSATFDFATGGITDRVFFSRRIGLDRGELVRIYGGARVVGRAGGLDFGLLNMQTAPRAGAPGENMGVLRLKQQVFNPNSSVGGILTTRADAYGKRNIAWGADSEIRLFGDEYLTMKWAQTLDDDVVERNVLDAGTFFAQLERRRQEGFSYSTRYRRVGADYQPRLGFQLRNEFTLFGGSAGYSWFMGADSQLRAVTLSAETEHYYRNSDLSPESRVIAPQLMAGLKAGAFMTLTSRSSFESIRTPFEIAGLTIDPGEYWFHEAEVSVRLGRGGLVRGELGGSAGSFYDGRRVSLRMSPALNISRHVEIRPGYDINRFELPGREYLTTHLARLNLDFSLDTHLSLSTLAQYNSTIDRLSVNARFRYHFREGVDLWVVYNEGYFMERTNGRDPVRPWSAGRALMVKFSHTFAF, encoded by the coding sequence ATGAGCGTCTCGCGGAGCGCGTCCGCCAACGGAACGCGGGCGGCGGTCCTCGTCGGCCTGTGGGCGGTGCTCGCGGCCGGGATACCGGCGGAGCTGGCCGCACAGAACGGCGGGCGGGGCAAGCCCTCCGTGCCCCTCCACCGCCTCGAGGGGCACGGCCACATCCACCTCGACGGCTTCGTCGACGAACCCGCCTGGGACGACATCGAACCCGTCCCCCTCGTCATGTATTCGCCCATGTACGGCGGGGAACTCACCGAGGAGACGGAGATCCGCATCGCCTACGACGAGCGGTATCTCTACGTCTCGGGCCGGCTGTTCGACTCGGACCTCGGCGGGATCCGGGCGAACAGCTTCACCCGCGACGGGTTCAGCGGCGACGATCAGTTCTCCGTCGTGATCGACAGCTACAACGACCACGAGACGGCCGTGGCGTTCGTGGTGAACCCGAACGGCGCGCGTTCCGACCGCGCCGTGTGGGGCGATGCCGAATGGACGGCGGGGACGCGCCCCTTCAACAGCGACTGGAATGCCCACTGGGACGGCCTCGCGCAGCAGACGGACGACGGCTGGTCCGCCGAAATGCGCATCCCGTTCTCGTCGCTGGGGTTTCAGAACACGGGCGGGGAAGTGGAGATGGGGCTCATCGTCTACCGCTCCATCTCGCGCAAGAACGAACGCCACGTCTATCCCGACATCTCGCCCGAGTACGGCTTCTTCGGCTTCGGCAAGCCGTCGCTGGCGCAGCGCGTCACGTTTTCGCAGGTGAACCGGACGACGCCGATCTACGTGACGCCGTACGTGCTCGGCGGGATGACGCAGGTCCCCACGCTTCTCGAACCACCGGCCGTGCAGGCCGCCTACTGGGACCGGAACGATGAACCCACGCACGAGCCGGGGCTGGACGTCCGGTATTCTCCCTCGTCCAACCTCTCCATCGACCTCACGGCGAACACCGACTTCGCCCAGGTCGAGGCGGACGACCAGCAGCTGAACCTCACGCGGTTCCCCCTGTTCTTTCCCGAGAAGCGGCAGTTCTTCCAGGAGAGGTCGGCGACGTTCGATTTCGCGACGGGCGGCATCACGGACCGGGTGTTCTTCAGCCGCCGCATCGGACTCGACCGCGGGGAACTGGTGCGCATCTACGGGGGGGCGCGCGTCGTGGGGCGTGCCGGCGGGCTGGACTTCGGCCTGCTGAACATGCAGACGGCGCCCCGGGCGGGGGCGCCCGGCGAGAACATGGGCGTGCTGCGCCTCAAGCAGCAGGTGTTCAACCCGAACTCCTCCGTCGGCGGAATCCTGACCACGCGCGCGGACGCGTATGGGAAACGCAACATCGCCTGGGGCGCGGACAGCGAGATCCGCCTGTTCGGGGATGAGTACCTGACGATGAAGTGGGCCCAGACGCTCGACGATGACGTGGTCGAACGGAATGTGCTCGACGCCGGCACGTTCTTCGCGCAGTTGGAACGGCGGAGGCAGGAGGGATTCTCCTACAGCACCCGGTATCGCCGGGTGGGAGCGGACTACCAGCCCCGGCTCGGCTTCCAGCTGCGAAACGAATTCACGCTGTTCGGTGGATCGGCCGGCTATTCCTGGTTCATGGGGGCCGATTCGCAGCTGCGCGCCGTTACCCTGAGCGCCGAGACGGAGCACTACTACAGGAACTCGGATCTCTCGCCTGAGTCGCGAGTTATCGCACCTCAGCTCATGGCGGGGTTGAAGGCGGGCGCGTTCATGACCCTCACGTCCCGCTCGAGTTTCGAGAGCATCCGGACTCCGTTCGAGATCGCCGGACTGACGATCGATCCGGGCGAGTACTGGTTCCACGAAGCCGAGGTCTCGGTGCGGCTTGGGCGTGGCGGTCTCGTGCGCGGGGAACTCGGGGGCTCCGCCGGCAGCTTCTACGACGGCCGCAGGGTGAGCCTTCGGATGAGTCCGGCGCTGAACATCTCCCGGCATGTGGAGATCCGGCCCGGATACGACATCAACCGGTTCGAGCTACCGGGCCGCGAGTACCTGACGACGCATCTCGCCCGGCTCAACCTGGATTTCTCGCTCGACACGCACCTCTCGCTGAGCACGCTCGCGCAGTACAACTCGACGATCGACCGGCTGAGCGTCAACGCCCGCTTCCGTTACCATTTCCGAGAGGGCGTGGACCTGTGGGTGGTCTACAACGAGGGCTACTTCATGGAGCGGACGAACGGCCGCGATCCGGTCCGGCCGTGGTCGGCGGGGCGGGCCCTCATGGTGAAGTTCTCCCACACCTTCGCCTTCTAG
- a CDS encoding tetratricopeptide repeat protein, with protein MADALASGKTPDGGDGRQDAFVRSTFRLATWVNRNMRSVLVGAAGVAMVVVGVVYYTNFQASVRDQAASELATLRMAATDPELLIADLEAYVERFDGVAAANEGRLLLARTYLDTGRSVEAAQVASTITEASDRPVGLAGRTLLAAAQEASGDAETALATWEALGETARFAFQRREARASAARILASLGRLEEAETIFAAIAEEAAEEDPVEAGVYRLRLGELKARRADSG; from the coding sequence ATGGCGGACGCACTCGCCAGCGGAAAGACACCAGACGGCGGCGACGGCCGACAGGATGCCTTCGTCCGGTCCACGTTCCGCCTGGCCACCTGGGTCAACAGGAACATGCGGTCGGTGCTGGTGGGGGCCGCCGGCGTCGCGATGGTCGTCGTGGGCGTCGTGTACTACACGAACTTTCAGGCTTCAGTGCGCGATCAGGCGGCGTCCGAACTCGCGACGCTCCGGATGGCCGCGACCGACCCCGAGCTTCTCATCGCCGACCTGGAAGCCTACGTCGAGCGTTTCGATGGCGTGGCGGCGGCGAACGAAGGCCGGCTTCTCCTTGCGCGGACCTATCTCGACACGGGCCGGTCCGTAGAGGCCGCGCAGGTCGCGAGCACGATCACGGAGGCATCGGACCGTCCGGTCGGACTCGCCGGCCGCACGCTCCTCGCGGCGGCACAGGAAGCGTCGGGAGACGCGGAGACCGCGCTCGCGACGTGGGAAGCTCTGGGAGAGACGGCGCGCTTCGCCTTCCAGCGCCGCGAGGCGCGCGCTTCCGCCGCGAGAATCCTCGCGTCGCTCGGCCGTCTCGAGGAAGCCGAGACGATTTTCGCCGCCATCGCCGAGGAAGCTGCCGAGGAGGACCCGGTGGAAGCCGGCGTCTACCGCCTCCGGCTCGGAGAACTCAAGGCCCGGCGGGCGGACAGCGGCTGA
- a CDS encoding protein-L-isoaspartate(D-aspartate) O-methyltransferase, protein MRGRDPAADYRRDRRRLVERLRERGVSDLAVLHAFDSVPRHAFVPEVMRRRAYEDVPLPIGRGQTISSPTIHALSLQYAEIRPGQRVLEVGTGAGFQTALLAALGAAVYSIERIASLYEAAGRTLGRLGVDARLMHGDGSRGWPKYAPFQAIIVGAAAARPPEALFRQLADGGHLIVPVGTRRQELRRYTRRGDGFTKEMITGARFVPLIEGGPRGEGLE, encoded by the coding sequence TTGAGGGGACGTGACCCGGCGGCGGACTACCGGCGCGACCGCCGTCGTCTCGTGGAACGGCTCCGGGAGCGGGGGGTGAGCGACCTGGCCGTCCTGCACGCGTTCGACAGCGTCCCGCGGCACGCATTCGTGCCCGAAGTGATGCGGCGCCGCGCATACGAGGACGTGCCGCTCCCCATCGGCCGGGGGCAGACGATATCGAGCCCGACGATCCACGCCCTCAGTCTCCAATACGCCGAAATCCGTCCCGGTCAGCGCGTCCTCGAGGTGGGGACGGGGGCGGGGTTTCAGACGGCGCTCCTCGCGGCGCTCGGGGCGGCGGTGTACTCGATCGAGCGGATCGCCTCGCTGTACGAGGCCGCCGGGCGCACTCTCGGCCGCCTCGGCGTGGATGCCCGTCTCATGCACGGGGACGGGAGCCGGGGCTGGCCGAAATACGCGCCGTTCCAGGCGATCATCGTCGGGGCGGCCGCCGCCCGCCCGCCCGAAGCACTCTTCCGCCAGCTCGCCGACGGGGGCCACCTCATCGTCCCCGTCGGCACCCGTCGGCAGGAACTGCGGCGCTATACGCGGCGAGGTGACGGTTTTACGAAGGAGATGATCACCGGAGCCCGCTTCGTCCCGCTCATCGAGGGAGGACCGCGGGGCGAGGGCCTGGAGTGA
- a CDS encoding methyltransferase domain-containing protein, producing the protein MNHSSSRADSAGRDYYEEFLASREYRESRLRKAAVLDTIVGDRIRAAGVVGDLGSGTGLLKRELEKLSGRSIIGFELDPHVVIERGRTCVADGTRLPTSDACFDFLIVNHLYEHVADPRRLFAEVSRVLKPGGSAYVSAGSRWAFLEPHYRLPFLSWLPRGLADRYVRWTGRAKSYRGIRFLGYRSLQRAMDVPELRRADMTEHAIRSVLNGGGGGKWRAAWRLLSVLPARLRRGILRCGPQWFFLLTRRDR; encoded by the coding sequence ATGAACCACTCGTCATCGCGTGCCGACTCCGCCGGGCGTGACTACTACGAGGAGTTCCTGGCGAGCCGTGAGTACCGGGAGAGTCGGCTCCGCAAGGCGGCGGTCCTCGATACCATCGTGGGCGACAGGATCCGCGCGGCGGGGGTCGTCGGCGATCTCGGGAGCGGCACGGGTCTCCTCAAGCGTGAACTCGAGAAGCTCAGCGGGCGGTCCATCATCGGCTTCGAGCTGGACCCGCACGTCGTGATCGAGCGTGGCCGCACCTGCGTGGCCGATGGGACCCGGCTTCCGACCTCCGACGCGTGCTTCGACTTCCTCATCGTGAACCACCTCTACGAACACGTCGCCGACCCGCGAAGACTGTTCGCGGAAGTGTCCCGCGTCCTCAAGCCCGGAGGCTCCGCCTACGTGAGCGCGGGAAGCCGCTGGGCGTTCCTCGAGCCGCACTACCGGCTGCCTTTTCTGAGTTGGCTGCCCCGGGGGTTGGCCGACCGCTACGTTCGCTGGACGGGGCGCGCAAAGAGCTACCGCGGAATCCGTTTCCTGGGATACCGCTCTCTGCAGCGCGCGATGGATGTCCCGGAACTGCGACGTGCGGACATGACGGAACATGCGATTCGATCCGTGCTGAACGGTGGCGGGGGAGGGAAGTGGAGGGCCGCCTGGCGGCTCCTCTCCGTACTTCCCGCCCGGCTGCGGCGCGGGATCCTGCGCTGCGGCCCGCAGTGGTTCTTTCTTCTCACGCGGCGAGACCGATGA
- a CDS encoding DUF5916 domain-containing protein, with protein MPVCLLGAPALSAQTGGADDIDAAALRSAVPVPIPRLTGEIDVDGVVDEPAWDAIEPLPMFMWAPTHGGEMTERTEVRIAHDDEFLYLSGRMYDSNPGGIRANTYYRDAFSGDDLLSFVIDSYNDYETGVWLGTTPAGVRQDRSLSNDGDFTGDVMPFNVDWNAHWHVVTSRNDEGWFAEYQIPFSTLGFQAQGDEVTMGIIVYRFIARKNERHVFPFIGREWGQGGFLKPSQGQRMTLRGVRPTTPVYLTPYVLGGLSRSPVLREPSDAASFWGTERDQVAEPGLDLKYSPSSNLAIDLTVNTDFAQVEADDQQVNLTRFSLFFPEKRQFFQERSSTFDFGTGGFTDRVFFSRRIGLERGELVRIYGGARLVGRLAGLDFGVLNMQTAPAAGRSGENVGVMRLKQQVLNPYSFVGGILTTRYGSNGENNVAYGLDSQLRLFGDEYLTVTWAQTQDEVVRERNALDASLVRARWERRTDRGVWYNLFYRRVGPDYLPRLGFQLRNDFTLFGGQLAHTWLRGADAKLNAITLHVMGENYYRNADLTVESRSIRPSVSLDFKSTANITAYSNVQFEDIRRPFRVGAVSIQPGEYRFHEIGIDWQLPRSTIVRGDIRTTAGSFYDGRRVGLIFNPTWTISRYLEVVGGYEVNRLEFPDRDEATTTHLGRLRLNFAFNTHISFGAFAQYNNLDRRTSINARFRYHFREGTDLWIVYNEGFNFERDRGFDPRLPWSAGRNIMIKYSHTFVW; from the coding sequence GTGCCCGTCTGTCTGCTCGGGGCGCCCGCCCTCTCCGCGCAGACCGGGGGCGCGGACGACATCGACGCCGCGGCGCTCCGGTCGGCCGTTCCGGTTCCCATCCCGCGGCTCACCGGGGAGATCGACGTCGACGGGGTCGTCGACGAGCCCGCCTGGGACGCGATCGAGCCGCTCCCGATGTTCATGTGGGCCCCCACTCACGGCGGCGAGATGACGGAGCGGACGGAGGTCCGGATCGCCCACGATGACGAGTTCCTCTACCTCTCCGGTCGGATGTACGACTCGAACCCCGGTGGCATCCGGGCGAATACCTACTACCGGGATGCGTTCAGCGGGGACGATCTCCTCTCGTTCGTGATCGACAGCTACAACGACTACGAGACCGGCGTCTGGCTCGGGACCACGCCCGCGGGCGTCCGCCAGGATCGCTCGCTCTCGAATGACGGCGACTTCACGGGCGACGTGATGCCGTTCAACGTCGACTGGAACGCCCATTGGCACGTCGTCACCTCGCGGAACGACGAGGGCTGGTTCGCGGAATACCAGATTCCGTTCTCCACCCTCGGATTCCAGGCGCAGGGGGACGAGGTGACGATGGGCATCATCGTCTACCGCTTCATCGCCCGGAAGAACGAGCGCCACGTCTTCCCGTTCATCGGCCGCGAATGGGGGCAGGGAGGCTTCCTCAAGCCGTCGCAGGGCCAGCGCATGACGCTGCGCGGCGTGCGGCCGACGACGCCGGTCTACCTGACCCCGTACGTGCTCGGGGGCCTGAGCCGGAGCCCGGTCCTCAGGGAGCCGTCGGACGCGGCCTCCTTCTGGGGGACGGAGCGCGACCAGGTCGCGGAGCCGGGTCTCGACCTCAAGTACTCGCCCTCGTCGAACCTGGCCATCGATCTCACCGTCAACACGGACTTCGCGCAGGTGGAGGCGGACGACCAGCAGGTGAACCTCACCCGGTTCTCGCTCTTCTTCCCCGAGAAGCGGCAGTTCTTCCAGGAACGCTCCTCGACCTTCGACTTCGGGACCGGCGGGTTCACCGACCGCGTATTTTTCAGTCGCCGCATCGGGCTCGAACGGGGTGAACTCGTCCGCATCTACGGGGGCGCACGGCTGGTCGGCCGGCTCGCCGGCCTGGATTTCGGGGTCCTCAACATGCAGACGGCGCCGGCCGCGGGCCGGTCGGGCGAGAACGTGGGGGTCATGCGCCTCAAGCAGCAGGTGCTCAACCCGTACTCGTTCGTCGGGGGCATCCTCACGACCCGGTACGGCTCCAACGGCGAGAACAACGTGGCGTACGGCCTCGACTCGCAACTGCGCCTGTTCGGGGACGAATACCTCACCGTCACCTGGGCGCAGACGCAGGACGAGGTCGTCCGGGAACGGAACGCGCTCGACGCGAGCCTCGTGCGGGCCCGCTGGGAGCGGCGGACGGACCGCGGGGTCTGGTACAACCTCTTCTACCGGCGCGTGGGCCCGGACTACCTGCCGCGCCTCGGCTTTCAGCTGCGGAACGACTTCACGCTGTTCGGCGGCCAGTTGGCCCATACGTGGCTGCGAGGCGCCGACGCGAAGCTGAACGCGATCACCCTGCACGTGATGGGCGAGAACTACTACCGCAACGCGGATCTCACCGTCGAGTCGCGCTCGATCCGCCCCTCGGTGTCGCTCGACTTCAAGTCCACCGCGAACATCACCGCCTACTCGAACGTGCAGTTCGAGGACATTCGGAGACCGTTCCGGGTCGGCGCCGTGTCCATCCAGCCCGGCGAATACCGGTTTCACGAGATCGGGATCGACTGGCAGCTGCCGCGCAGCACGATCGTGCGGGGCGACATCAGGACGACGGCGGGGAGCTTCTACGACGGGCGGCGTGTGGGCCTCATCTTCAACCCCACGTGGACCATCTCCCGCTATCTGGAGGTCGTCGGCGGCTACGAAGTGAACCGGCTCGAGTTCCCCGACCGGGACGAGGCGACGACGACGCACCTGGGCCGGCTGCGGCTGAACTTCGCCTTCAACACCCACATCTCGTTCGGCGCCTTCGCTCAGTACAACAACCTCGACAGGCGGACGAGCATCAACGCGCGCTTCCGCTACCACTTCAGGGAGGGCACGGACCTCTGGATTGTGTATAATGAGGGGTTCAACTTCGAACGGGACCGCGGGTTCGATCCGAGGCTGCCGTGGTCGGCAGGGCGAAACATCATGATCAAATACTCCCATACGTTCGTTTGGTAG
- a CDS encoding DUF5916 domain-containing protein, translating to MRADRLVRALFGGVVAAACSVPGLAAQANAADAVDVEALRPRAPVPIARISETIDVDGVVNEPVWETIDPLPLFIMSPTHGGEQTERTEIRLAHDDRYLYVSGRMYDSNPDGIRVNTFYRDSYSGDDLFSFVIDSYNDYETALWFGTTPAGVRQDRSISNDAEFSGDLPPFNEDWNAHWEVRTTRNGEGWFAEFRIPFSTLGFQAEGDEVTMGITIYRYIGRKNERQVYPPIAREWGRLAFMKPSQTQRVTLRDVRPTAPVYVTPYALGGLRQTPVLREPADAAAYWATEQDRTTEPGVDLKYSPSSNLAIDLTVNTDFAQVEADEQQVNLTRFSLFFPEKRQFFQERSSTFDFGTGGFTDRVFFSRRVGLEGGELVRIYGGARVVGRMGGLDYGLLNMQTAPAAGRSGENVGVMRVKQQVFNPYSFVGGILATRLGGNGQDNVAYGVDTQIRPFGNEWVTLTWAQTFDEEVNERNPLDAGLFRVRWERRTDRGVSYNLYYRRVGPDYTPRLGFQLRSDFTLFGGEVAHGWLQGPTASLNTVTLALMSDSYYRNADVSPESRSIRPELRLEFKSGSRITAYSNTQFEDIRTPFRVTGLSIPTGEYWFREAGIDWMLPRTAIFRGDIKTTVGSFYDGRRAGLIFNPMWSVSRYLEIGGGYEVNRIEFPDRGEAATTHLGRVRLAFAFNPQISFSTFAQYNNLDERMSINARFRYHFREGTDLWIVYNEGLNFDRDGRFDPRLPWSAGRNVMVKYSHTFSW from the coding sequence ATGCGCGCCGACCGGCTCGTGCGCGCCCTGTTCGGCGGCGTCGTGGCGGCCGCGTGCTCGGTCCCGGGGCTCGCGGCCCAGGCCAATGCCGCGGATGCCGTGGACGTGGAGGCGCTGCGGCCCCGTGCTCCGGTCCCCATCGCCCGCATCTCCGAGACCATCGACGTGGACGGGGTCGTGAACGAACCCGTGTGGGAGACGATCGATCCGCTCCCGCTCTTCATCATGTCGCCCACCCACGGCGGGGAGCAGACGGAGCGGACCGAGATTCGTCTCGCGCACGATGACCGGTATCTCTACGTCTCCGGACGAATGTACGACTCGAACCCGGATGGCATCCGCGTAAACACTTTTTACCGCGATAGTTACAGCGGTGATGACCTGTTTTCGTTCGTGATCGACAGCTACAACGACTATGAAACGGCGCTCTGGTTCGGCACGACCCCGGCTGGCGTCCGACAGGACCGCTCGATTTCCAACGATGCCGAGTTCAGCGGCGACCTCCCGCCCTTCAACGAGGACTGGAACGCGCACTGGGAGGTTCGCACGACCCGCAACGGGGAAGGGTGGTTCGCGGAGTTCCGCATCCCGTTTTCTACGCTGGGATTCCAGGCGGAGGGCGATGAAGTGACGATGGGGATCACCATCTATCGCTACATCGGCCGGAAGAACGAACGCCAGGTGTACCCGCCGATCGCGCGGGAATGGGGTCGGCTCGCCTTCATGAAACCGTCGCAGACCCAGCGCGTGACGCTCCGCGACGTCCGGCCCACCGCGCCGGTCTACGTGACCCCGTACGCGCTCGGAGGCCTGCGCCAGACGCCCGTGCTGCGCGAACCCGCGGACGCGGCCGCCTACTGGGCGACGGAGCAGGACCGGACCACGGAACCGGGGGTCGATCTCAAGTATTCGCCATCGTCCAACCTGGCCATCGACCTCACGGTGAACACCGACTTCGCCCAGGTGGAGGCGGACGAGCAGCAGGTCAACCTCACCCGTTTCTCGCTCTTCTTCCCGGAGAAGCGCCAGTTCTTCCAGGAACGGTCCTCGACCTTCGACTTCGGGACCGGCGGTTTCACGGACCGTGTGTTCTTCAGCCGGAGGGTCGGACTCGAGGGTGGGGAACTCGTACGCATTTACGGAGGCGCGCGAGTCGTCGGCCGCATGGGAGGGCTCGACTACGGACTCCTGAACATGCAGACCGCGCCCGCCGCGGGCCGTTCGGGCGAGAACGTGGGCGTCATGCGGGTCAAACAGCAGGTGTTCAATCCGTACTCCTTCGTGGGCGGGATCCTGGCGACCCGGCTCGGGGGGAACGGGCAGGACAACGTCGCCTACGGCGTGGATACGCAGATCCGTCCCTTCGGCAACGAGTGGGTGACCCTGACGTGGGCGCAGACGTTCGACGAGGAGGTGAACGAGCGGAATCCGCTCGACGCGGGGCTGTTCCGCGTCCGGTGGGAACGGAGAACGGACCGCGGCGTGTCGTACAACCTCTACTACCGGAGGGTGGGGCCCGACTACACGCCGCGGCTCGGCTTCCAGTTGCGCAGCGACTTCACGCTCTTCGGCGGCGAGGTTGCCCACGGCTGGCTCCAGGGCCCGACCGCCTCGCTGAATACGGTCACGCTGGCCCTGATGAGCGACAGCTACTACCGGAACGCAGATGTTTCCCCGGAGTCCCGGTCGATCCGCCCGGAACTGCGGCTCGAATTCAAGTCGGGGTCGCGCATCACGGCCTACTCGAACACGCAGTTCGAGGACATCCGGACCCCGTTCCGCGTCACCGGCCTGTCGATCCCGACCGGCGAATACTGGTTCCGGGAGGCGGGCATCGACTGGATGCTGCCCCGCACCGCGATCTTCCGGGGCGACATCAAGACCACGGTCGGGAGCTTCTACGACGGACGGCGGGCGGGCCTGATCTTCAACCCGATGTGGAGCGTATCCCGCTACCTGGAGATCGGCGGCGGCTACGAGGTGAACCGGATCGAGTTTCCGGATCGGGGGGAGGCGGCGACCACCCATCTCGGCCGGGTGCGGCTCGCCTTCGCGTTCAATCCGCAGATCTCGTTCAGCACCTTCGCGCAGTACAACAACCTCGACGAGCGGATGAGCATCAACGCCCGGTTCCGTTACCACTTCCGGGAGGGAACGGATCTCTGGATCGTGTACAACGAGGGGCTCAACTTCGATCGCGATGGACGGTTCGATCCGAGGCTGCCGTGGTCGGCCGGACGGAACGTCATGGTCAAGTACTCGCATACCTTCAGCTGGTAG
- the surE gene encoding 5'/3'-nucleotidase SurE — protein sequence MTEAEKPVLLCTNDDGVKSTGLALLARVAEAFGDVWTVAPDREQSATSHALSLFRPLRLTQLGPRRYMVDGTPTDCVLLALKEILETRPRFVLSGVNHGPNMGEDVLYSGTVAAAMEATILGVPAIAFSFTGSDDGVLESYGELLGRLIAACLGRDSFPDETFFNVNLPDRPAAEVEGITVTALGRRVYHDSLRRIHDEEGTEYFKIGGGHSAWRGREDSDFRAVRAGFVSVTPLHLDLTNFELLNEVRSWRLGS from the coding sequence GTGACCGAAGCGGAAAAACCTGTCCTCCTGTGCACGAACGACGATGGCGTGAAGTCGACCGGGCTCGCGCTGCTCGCCCGCGTGGCCGAGGCGTTCGGTGACGTGTGGACGGTGGCGCCGGACCGGGAACAGAGCGCGACGAGCCATGCGCTCTCGCTGTTCCGCCCGCTCCGCCTGACACAGCTCGGGCCGCGACGCTACATGGTGGATGGCACGCCGACCGATTGCGTGCTCCTCGCCCTGAAGGAGATCCTCGAGACACGGCCCCGGTTCGTCCTCTCGGGCGTCAACCACGGCCCCAACATGGGGGAGGACGTGCTCTACTCCGGGACCGTGGCGGCGGCGATGGAGGCGACGATCCTCGGCGTGCCCGCGATCGCGTTCTCGTTCACGGGGAGCGACGACGGCGTGCTCGAAAGCTACGGGGAGTTGCTCGGCCGGCTCATCGCAGCCTGTCTCGGCCGGGATTCGTTTCCGGATGAAACGTTCTTCAACGTCAATCTTCCGGACCGGCCGGCGGCTGAGGTGGAGGGGATCACGGTGACCGCGCTCGGGCGTCGGGTGTACCACGACTCGCTCCGCCGGATTCACGACGAGGAGGGGACGGAATACTTCAAGATCGGAGGGGGACATTCCGCCTGGCGCGGCCGGGAGGATTCGGATTTCCGGGCCGTTCGCGCCGGCTTCGTCTCGGTGACGCCGCTCCACCTCGACCTGACGAATTTCGAACTGCTGAACGAGGTGAGGTCGTGGCGGCTGGGGAGTTGA